A genomic stretch from Falco cherrug isolate bFalChe1 chromosome 1, bFalChe1.pri, whole genome shotgun sequence includes:
- the HSPA4L gene encoding heat shock 70 kDa protein 4L isoform X1 — protein MSVVGIDLGFLNCYIGVARSGGIETIANEYSDRCTPACISLGSKTRAIGNAAKSQIVTNVKNTLHGFKKLHGRAFEDPYIQVERAKLPYELQKMPNGSVGVKVRYLDEERLFAIEQITGMLLAKLKETSESALKKPVADCVISVPSFFTDAERRSVMAAAQIAGLNCLKLMNETTAVALAYGIYKQDLPALEEKPRNVVFVDMGHSAYQVSICAFNKGKLKVLATTFDPFVGGRNFDEALVDYFSEEFRTKYKLNVKENPRALLRLYQECEKLKKLMSANASDLPLNIECFMNDLDVSSKMNRAQFEQLCAALLSRVEPPLRAAMDQAKLQREDIYSIEIVGGATRIPAVKEQISSFFCKEISTTLNADEAVARGCALQCAILSPAFKVREFSITDVVPYSVTLRWKSSYEEGTGECEVFSKNHAAPFSKVITFHKKEPFDLEAYYTHPHEVPYPDSRIGRFTIQNVGPQHDGENSKVKVKVRVNIHGLFSVANASIIEKQNVEGDHNDTPMDTESSSKNQGRDDELQLPFTIEDDALDTEEEDKMQVDQDEGIQKNQAEPQNQADEEAENAGTETKTASGDKQDHPAQPKAKAKVKSIDLPIQASLYRQLEQDLINCYIENEGKMMMQDKLEKERNDAKNAVEEYVYDFRDKLCGVYEKFITEEDSNKLTLMLEDTENWLYEDGEDQPKQVYMDKLQELRKFGQPIQERYMEHEERPKVLNELGKKIQLLMKAVEAYKNKDEKYDHLDPADMEKVEKYISEAMNWLNSKMNAQNKLSLTQDPVVKVAEILTKSKELDSFCNPIIYKPKPKIEPPNDGQSKANGEHNGPVNGQSGTETKPEPAKENSQQTKPPGEMEVD, from the exons ATGTCGGTGGTTGGCATTGACCTCGGCTTCCTCAACTGCTACATCGGCGTCGCGCGGAGCGGCGGTATCGAGACTATCGCCAACGAGTACAGCGACCGCTGCACCCC agCATGTATATCTTTAGGATCAAAGACCCGGGCCATTGGGAACGCAGCAAAGAGCCAG ATTGTCACAAATGTAAAAAACACATTACATGGTTTCAAAAAACTGCATGGAAGAGCATTTGAGGATCCTTACATACAAGTTGAAAGGGCCAAGCTTCCCTATGAACTTCAGAAGATGCCGAATGGCTCTGTAGGAGTAAAG GTGAGATACCTAGATGAAGAGAGACTGTTTGCAATTGAACAGATTACAGGAATGTTACTGGCCAAACTTAAAGAGACTTCAGAAAGTGCTTTGAAGAAACCAGTGGCAGACTGTGTGATTTCA GTACCCAGTTTCTTCACTGATGCTGAGAGAAGGTCTGTAATGGCAGCTGCACAGATTGCAGGATTAAATTGTCTGAAGCTGATGAATGAAACTACAGCAG TTGCACTAGCCTATGGAATATACAAGCAAGATCTGCCAGCCTTGGAAGAGAAGCCAAGAAATGTTGTCTTTGTAGATATGGGGCATTCTGCGTATCAGGTTTCAATCTGTGCTTTTAACAAGGGAAAACTGAAG GTCTTGGCTACTACCTTTGACCCTTTTGTAGGTGGTAGGAATTTTGATGAGGCTTTGGTAGACTACTTCTCTGAAGAATTTAGGACAAAATACAAATTGAATGTAAAAGAGAATCCCCGAGCACTGCTGCGATTGTATCAGGAATGTGAAAAATTGAAGAAGCTTATGAGTGCAAATGCATCTGACCTTCCACTCAATATTGAGTGCTTCATGAATGACCTTGACGTCTCCAGTAAGATGAACAG AGCTCAGTTTGAGCAGTTGTGTGCTGCCCTTCTGTCCAGAGTGGAACCTCCCCTAAGAGCAGCCATGGATCAAGCTA AACTTCAGCGTGAAGATATCTACAGTATAGAAATAGTAGGTGGGGCTACTAGAATTCCAGCAGTGAAGGAACAGATCTCTAGCTTTTTCTGTAAAGAGATAAGCACCACGCTAAATGCTGATGAAGCTGTTGCAAGAGGCTGTGCCTTGCAG TGTGCaattctttccccagcttttaaAGTGCGTGAATTTTCCATCACAGATGTTGTTCCTTATTCTGTAACGTTGAGATGGAAATCGTCTTACGAAGAAGGAACAGG GGAGTGTGAAGTCTTCAGTAAGAACCATGCTGCTCCATTCTCAAAAGTAATTACTTTCCACAAGAAGGAGCCTTTTGACCTGGAAGCGTACTATACCCATCCGCATGAAGTGCCTTATCCTGATTCCAGAATAG GGCGCTTCACTATTCAGAATGTTGGTCCCCAACATGATGGTGAAAATTCCAAAGTGAAGGTTAAAGTGCGTGTCAATATTCATGGCCTTTTCAGCGTGGCTAACGCTTCTATCATAGAGAAGCAGAACGTAGAGGGAGATCACAATGACACACCTATGGACACTGAATCATCAAGTAAGAACCAAGGCAGAGATGATGAGCTG CAATTACCTTTCACTATTGAGGACGATGCCCTCGACACTGAGGAGGAG GATAAAATGCAGGTTGATCAAGATGAAGGTattcagaaaaatcaagctGAACCACAGAACCAAGCAGATGAGGAAGCTGAAAATGcaggaactgaaacaaaa ACCGCTTCTGGAGACAAGCAAGATCATCCAGCCCAGCCGAAGGCTAAAGCAAAAGTTAAGAGTATTGACCTACCTATACAGGCAAGCCTCTACAGACAACTGGAACAAGATCTTATCAATTGCTATATAGAAAATGAG GGGAAAATGATGATGCAAGACAAGCttgagaaagaaaggaatgatGCAAAGAATGCTGTTGAAGAGTATGTGTATGACTTCAGAGACAAGCTGTGTGGAGTCTATGAGAAATTCATCACAGAAGAA GATTCAAACAAGCTCACCTTGATGTTGGAGGACACAGAAAACTGGCTTTATGAAGACGGAGAGGACCAGCCAAAACAAGTATACATGGATAAGCTTCAGGAACTAAGA AAATTTGGACAGCCTATTCAGGAAAGATACATGGAACATGAAGAGAGACCAAAAGTTTTAAATGAACTGGGAAAGAAGATTCAGCTCCTTATGAAAGCAGTAGAAGCATACAAAAATAAG GATGAAAAATATGATCACCTAGATCCTGCTGACATGGAAAAAGTTGAGAAATACATCAGCGAGGCTATGAATTGGTTGAACAGCAAAATGAATGCCCAGAACAAACTAAGTCTAACTCAGGATCCAGTTGTTAAGGTGGCAGAAATACTGACAAAAtctaag GAATTGGATAGCTTCTGTAATCCCATTATATACAAACCCAAGCCGAAGATAGAACCTCCCAATGATGGGCAGTCAAAAGCTAACGGTGAACACAATGGACCAGTGAATGGACAGAGCGgtactgaaacaaaacctgaaccAGCGAAGGAGAACTCTCAGCAGACCAAACCACCTGGAGAAATGGAAGTGGACTAa
- the HSPA4L gene encoding heat shock 70 kDa protein 4L isoform X3: MSVVGIDLGFLNCYIGVARSGGIETIANEYSDRCTPACISLGSKTRAIGNAAKSQIVTNVKNTLHGFKKLHGRAFEDPYIQVERAKLPYELQKMPNGSVGVKVRYLDEERLFAIEQITGMLLAKLKETSESALKKPVADCVISVPSFFTDAERRSVMAAAQIAGLNCLKLMNETTAVALAYGIYKQDLPALEEKPRNVVFVDMGHSAYQVSICAFNKGKLKVLATTFDPFVGGRNFDEALVDYFSEEFRTKYKLNVKENPRALLRLYQECEKLKKLMSANASDLPLNIECFMNDLDVSSKMNRAQFEQLCAALLSRVEPPLRAAMDQAKLQREDIYSIEIVGGATRIPAVKEQISSFFCKEISTTLNADEAVARGCALQCAILSPAFKVREFSITDVVPYSVTLRWKSSYEEGTGECEVFSKNHAAPFSKVITFHKKEPFDLEAYYTHPHEVPYPDSRIGRFTIQNVGPQHDGENSKVKVKVRVNIHGLFSVANASIIEKQNVEGDHNDTPMDTESSSKNQGRDDELDKMQVDQDEGIQKNQAEPQNQADEEAENAGTETKTASGDKQDHPAQPKAKAKVKSIDLPIQASLYRQLEQDLINCYIENEGKMMMQDKLEKERNDAKNAVEEYVYDFRDKLCGVYEKFITEEDSNKLTLMLEDTENWLYEDGEDQPKQVYMDKLQELRKFGQPIQERYMEHEERPKVLNELGKKIQLLMKAVEAYKNKDEKYDHLDPADMEKVEKYISEAMNWLNSKMNAQNKLSLTQDPVVKVAEILTKSKELDSFCNPIIYKPKPKIEPPNDGQSKANGEHNGPVNGQSGTETKPEPAKENSQQTKPPGEMEVD, from the exons ATGTCGGTGGTTGGCATTGACCTCGGCTTCCTCAACTGCTACATCGGCGTCGCGCGGAGCGGCGGTATCGAGACTATCGCCAACGAGTACAGCGACCGCTGCACCCC agCATGTATATCTTTAGGATCAAAGACCCGGGCCATTGGGAACGCAGCAAAGAGCCAG ATTGTCACAAATGTAAAAAACACATTACATGGTTTCAAAAAACTGCATGGAAGAGCATTTGAGGATCCTTACATACAAGTTGAAAGGGCCAAGCTTCCCTATGAACTTCAGAAGATGCCGAATGGCTCTGTAGGAGTAAAG GTGAGATACCTAGATGAAGAGAGACTGTTTGCAATTGAACAGATTACAGGAATGTTACTGGCCAAACTTAAAGAGACTTCAGAAAGTGCTTTGAAGAAACCAGTGGCAGACTGTGTGATTTCA GTACCCAGTTTCTTCACTGATGCTGAGAGAAGGTCTGTAATGGCAGCTGCACAGATTGCAGGATTAAATTGTCTGAAGCTGATGAATGAAACTACAGCAG TTGCACTAGCCTATGGAATATACAAGCAAGATCTGCCAGCCTTGGAAGAGAAGCCAAGAAATGTTGTCTTTGTAGATATGGGGCATTCTGCGTATCAGGTTTCAATCTGTGCTTTTAACAAGGGAAAACTGAAG GTCTTGGCTACTACCTTTGACCCTTTTGTAGGTGGTAGGAATTTTGATGAGGCTTTGGTAGACTACTTCTCTGAAGAATTTAGGACAAAATACAAATTGAATGTAAAAGAGAATCCCCGAGCACTGCTGCGATTGTATCAGGAATGTGAAAAATTGAAGAAGCTTATGAGTGCAAATGCATCTGACCTTCCACTCAATATTGAGTGCTTCATGAATGACCTTGACGTCTCCAGTAAGATGAACAG AGCTCAGTTTGAGCAGTTGTGTGCTGCCCTTCTGTCCAGAGTGGAACCTCCCCTAAGAGCAGCCATGGATCAAGCTA AACTTCAGCGTGAAGATATCTACAGTATAGAAATAGTAGGTGGGGCTACTAGAATTCCAGCAGTGAAGGAACAGATCTCTAGCTTTTTCTGTAAAGAGATAAGCACCACGCTAAATGCTGATGAAGCTGTTGCAAGAGGCTGTGCCTTGCAG TGTGCaattctttccccagcttttaaAGTGCGTGAATTTTCCATCACAGATGTTGTTCCTTATTCTGTAACGTTGAGATGGAAATCGTCTTACGAAGAAGGAACAGG GGAGTGTGAAGTCTTCAGTAAGAACCATGCTGCTCCATTCTCAAAAGTAATTACTTTCCACAAGAAGGAGCCTTTTGACCTGGAAGCGTACTATACCCATCCGCATGAAGTGCCTTATCCTGATTCCAGAATAG GGCGCTTCACTATTCAGAATGTTGGTCCCCAACATGATGGTGAAAATTCCAAAGTGAAGGTTAAAGTGCGTGTCAATATTCATGGCCTTTTCAGCGTGGCTAACGCTTCTATCATAGAGAAGCAGAACGTAGAGGGAGATCACAATGACACACCTATGGACACTGAATCATCAAGTAAGAACCAAGGCAGAGATGATGAGCTG GATAAAATGCAGGTTGATCAAGATGAAGGTattcagaaaaatcaagctGAACCACAGAACCAAGCAGATGAGGAAGCTGAAAATGcaggaactgaaacaaaa ACCGCTTCTGGAGACAAGCAAGATCATCCAGCCCAGCCGAAGGCTAAAGCAAAAGTTAAGAGTATTGACCTACCTATACAGGCAAGCCTCTACAGACAACTGGAACAAGATCTTATCAATTGCTATATAGAAAATGAG GGGAAAATGATGATGCAAGACAAGCttgagaaagaaaggaatgatGCAAAGAATGCTGTTGAAGAGTATGTGTATGACTTCAGAGACAAGCTGTGTGGAGTCTATGAGAAATTCATCACAGAAGAA GATTCAAACAAGCTCACCTTGATGTTGGAGGACACAGAAAACTGGCTTTATGAAGACGGAGAGGACCAGCCAAAACAAGTATACATGGATAAGCTTCAGGAACTAAGA AAATTTGGACAGCCTATTCAGGAAAGATACATGGAACATGAAGAGAGACCAAAAGTTTTAAATGAACTGGGAAAGAAGATTCAGCTCCTTATGAAAGCAGTAGAAGCATACAAAAATAAG GATGAAAAATATGATCACCTAGATCCTGCTGACATGGAAAAAGTTGAGAAATACATCAGCGAGGCTATGAATTGGTTGAACAGCAAAATGAATGCCCAGAACAAACTAAGTCTAACTCAGGATCCAGTTGTTAAGGTGGCAGAAATACTGACAAAAtctaag GAATTGGATAGCTTCTGTAATCCCATTATATACAAACCCAAGCCGAAGATAGAACCTCCCAATGATGGGCAGTCAAAAGCTAACGGTGAACACAATGGACCAGTGAATGGACAGAGCGgtactgaaacaaaacctgaaccAGCGAAGGAGAACTCTCAGCAGACCAAACCACCTGGAGAAATGGAAGTGGACTAa
- the HSPA4L gene encoding heat shock 70 kDa protein 4L isoform X4, which produces MSVVGIDLGFLNCYIGVARSGGIETIANEYSDRCTPACISLGSKTRAIGNAAKSQIVTNVKNTLHGFKKLHGRAFEDPYIQVERAKLPYELQKMPNGSVGVKVRYLDEERLFAIEQITGMLLAKLKETSESALKKPVADCVISVPSFFTDAERRSVMAAAQIAGLNCLKLMNETTAVALAYGIYKQDLPALEEKPRNVVFVDMGHSAYQVSICAFNKGKLKVLATTFDPFVGGRNFDEALVDYFSEEFRTKYKLNVKENPRALLRLYQECEKLKKLMSANASDLPLNIECFMNDLDVSSKMNRAQFEQLCAALLSRVEPPLRAAMDQAKLQREDIYSIEIVGGATRIPAVKEQISSFFCKEISTTLNADEAVARGCALQCAILSPAFKVREFSITDVVPYSVTLRWKSSYEEGTGECEVFSKNHAAPFSKVITFHKKEPFDLEAYYTHPHEVPYPDSRIGRFTIQNVGPQHDGENSKVKVKVRVNIHGLFSVANASIIEKQNVEGDHNDTPMDTESSSKNQGRDDELTASGDKQDHPAQPKAKAKVKSIDLPIQASLYRQLEQDLINCYIENEGKMMMQDKLEKERNDAKNAVEEYVYDFRDKLCGVYEKFITEEDSNKLTLMLEDTENWLYEDGEDQPKQVYMDKLQELRKFGQPIQERYMEHEERPKVLNELGKKIQLLMKAVEAYKNKDEKYDHLDPADMEKVEKYISEAMNWLNSKMNAQNKLSLTQDPVVKVAEILTKSKELDSFCNPIIYKPKPKIEPPNDGQSKANGEHNGPVNGQSGTETKPEPAKENSQQTKPPGEMEVD; this is translated from the exons ATGTCGGTGGTTGGCATTGACCTCGGCTTCCTCAACTGCTACATCGGCGTCGCGCGGAGCGGCGGTATCGAGACTATCGCCAACGAGTACAGCGACCGCTGCACCCC agCATGTATATCTTTAGGATCAAAGACCCGGGCCATTGGGAACGCAGCAAAGAGCCAG ATTGTCACAAATGTAAAAAACACATTACATGGTTTCAAAAAACTGCATGGAAGAGCATTTGAGGATCCTTACATACAAGTTGAAAGGGCCAAGCTTCCCTATGAACTTCAGAAGATGCCGAATGGCTCTGTAGGAGTAAAG GTGAGATACCTAGATGAAGAGAGACTGTTTGCAATTGAACAGATTACAGGAATGTTACTGGCCAAACTTAAAGAGACTTCAGAAAGTGCTTTGAAGAAACCAGTGGCAGACTGTGTGATTTCA GTACCCAGTTTCTTCACTGATGCTGAGAGAAGGTCTGTAATGGCAGCTGCACAGATTGCAGGATTAAATTGTCTGAAGCTGATGAATGAAACTACAGCAG TTGCACTAGCCTATGGAATATACAAGCAAGATCTGCCAGCCTTGGAAGAGAAGCCAAGAAATGTTGTCTTTGTAGATATGGGGCATTCTGCGTATCAGGTTTCAATCTGTGCTTTTAACAAGGGAAAACTGAAG GTCTTGGCTACTACCTTTGACCCTTTTGTAGGTGGTAGGAATTTTGATGAGGCTTTGGTAGACTACTTCTCTGAAGAATTTAGGACAAAATACAAATTGAATGTAAAAGAGAATCCCCGAGCACTGCTGCGATTGTATCAGGAATGTGAAAAATTGAAGAAGCTTATGAGTGCAAATGCATCTGACCTTCCACTCAATATTGAGTGCTTCATGAATGACCTTGACGTCTCCAGTAAGATGAACAG AGCTCAGTTTGAGCAGTTGTGTGCTGCCCTTCTGTCCAGAGTGGAACCTCCCCTAAGAGCAGCCATGGATCAAGCTA AACTTCAGCGTGAAGATATCTACAGTATAGAAATAGTAGGTGGGGCTACTAGAATTCCAGCAGTGAAGGAACAGATCTCTAGCTTTTTCTGTAAAGAGATAAGCACCACGCTAAATGCTGATGAAGCTGTTGCAAGAGGCTGTGCCTTGCAG TGTGCaattctttccccagcttttaaAGTGCGTGAATTTTCCATCACAGATGTTGTTCCTTATTCTGTAACGTTGAGATGGAAATCGTCTTACGAAGAAGGAACAGG GGAGTGTGAAGTCTTCAGTAAGAACCATGCTGCTCCATTCTCAAAAGTAATTACTTTCCACAAGAAGGAGCCTTTTGACCTGGAAGCGTACTATACCCATCCGCATGAAGTGCCTTATCCTGATTCCAGAATAG GGCGCTTCACTATTCAGAATGTTGGTCCCCAACATGATGGTGAAAATTCCAAAGTGAAGGTTAAAGTGCGTGTCAATATTCATGGCCTTTTCAGCGTGGCTAACGCTTCTATCATAGAGAAGCAGAACGTAGAGGGAGATCACAATGACACACCTATGGACACTGAATCATCAAGTAAGAACCAAGGCAGAGATGATGAGCTG ACCGCTTCTGGAGACAAGCAAGATCATCCAGCCCAGCCGAAGGCTAAAGCAAAAGTTAAGAGTATTGACCTACCTATACAGGCAAGCCTCTACAGACAACTGGAACAAGATCTTATCAATTGCTATATAGAAAATGAG GGGAAAATGATGATGCAAGACAAGCttgagaaagaaaggaatgatGCAAAGAATGCTGTTGAAGAGTATGTGTATGACTTCAGAGACAAGCTGTGTGGAGTCTATGAGAAATTCATCACAGAAGAA GATTCAAACAAGCTCACCTTGATGTTGGAGGACACAGAAAACTGGCTTTATGAAGACGGAGAGGACCAGCCAAAACAAGTATACATGGATAAGCTTCAGGAACTAAGA AAATTTGGACAGCCTATTCAGGAAAGATACATGGAACATGAAGAGAGACCAAAAGTTTTAAATGAACTGGGAAAGAAGATTCAGCTCCTTATGAAAGCAGTAGAAGCATACAAAAATAAG GATGAAAAATATGATCACCTAGATCCTGCTGACATGGAAAAAGTTGAGAAATACATCAGCGAGGCTATGAATTGGTTGAACAGCAAAATGAATGCCCAGAACAAACTAAGTCTAACTCAGGATCCAGTTGTTAAGGTGGCAGAAATACTGACAAAAtctaag GAATTGGATAGCTTCTGTAATCCCATTATATACAAACCCAAGCCGAAGATAGAACCTCCCAATGATGGGCAGTCAAAAGCTAACGGTGAACACAATGGACCAGTGAATGGACAGAGCGgtactgaaacaaaacctgaaccAGCGAAGGAGAACTCTCAGCAGACCAAACCACCTGGAGAAATGGAAGTGGACTAa
- the HSPA4L gene encoding heat shock 70 kDa protein 4L isoform X2: MLHAVMLLNAISVFCDFNFCGCFKVSWNYLVMFSFKPEFLFYCFLFRACISLGSKTRAIGNAAKSQIVTNVKNTLHGFKKLHGRAFEDPYIQVERAKLPYELQKMPNGSVGVKVRYLDEERLFAIEQITGMLLAKLKETSESALKKPVADCVISVPSFFTDAERRSVMAAAQIAGLNCLKLMNETTAVALAYGIYKQDLPALEEKPRNVVFVDMGHSAYQVSICAFNKGKLKVLATTFDPFVGGRNFDEALVDYFSEEFRTKYKLNVKENPRALLRLYQECEKLKKLMSANASDLPLNIECFMNDLDVSSKMNRAQFEQLCAALLSRVEPPLRAAMDQAKLQREDIYSIEIVGGATRIPAVKEQISSFFCKEISTTLNADEAVARGCALQCAILSPAFKVREFSITDVVPYSVTLRWKSSYEEGTGECEVFSKNHAAPFSKVITFHKKEPFDLEAYYTHPHEVPYPDSRIGRFTIQNVGPQHDGENSKVKVKVRVNIHGLFSVANASIIEKQNVEGDHNDTPMDTESSSKNQGRDDELDKMQVDQDEGIQKNQAEPQNQADEEAENAGTETKTASGDKQDHPAQPKAKAKVKSIDLPIQASLYRQLEQDLINCYIENEGKMMMQDKLEKERNDAKNAVEEYVYDFRDKLCGVYEKFITEEDSNKLTLMLEDTENWLYEDGEDQPKQVYMDKLQELRKFGQPIQERYMEHEERPKVLNELGKKIQLLMKAVEAYKNKDEKYDHLDPADMEKVEKYISEAMNWLNSKMNAQNKLSLTQDPVVKVAEILTKSKELDSFCNPIIYKPKPKIEPPNDGQSKANGEHNGPVNGQSGTETKPEPAKENSQQTKPPGEMEVD, translated from the exons ATGCTTCATGCAGTAATGCTGTTAAATGCCATATCAGTATTTTGTGACTTTAatttttgtgggtgttttaaAGTATCATGGAATTATCttgtgatgttttcttttaaacctgagtttctgttttattgttttttatttagagCATGTATATCTTTAGGATCAAAGACCCGGGCCATTGGGAACGCAGCAAAGAGCCAG ATTGTCACAAATGTAAAAAACACATTACATGGTTTCAAAAAACTGCATGGAAGAGCATTTGAGGATCCTTACATACAAGTTGAAAGGGCCAAGCTTCCCTATGAACTTCAGAAGATGCCGAATGGCTCTGTAGGAGTAAAG GTGAGATACCTAGATGAAGAGAGACTGTTTGCAATTGAACAGATTACAGGAATGTTACTGGCCAAACTTAAAGAGACTTCAGAAAGTGCTTTGAAGAAACCAGTGGCAGACTGTGTGATTTCA GTACCCAGTTTCTTCACTGATGCTGAGAGAAGGTCTGTAATGGCAGCTGCACAGATTGCAGGATTAAATTGTCTGAAGCTGATGAATGAAACTACAGCAG TTGCACTAGCCTATGGAATATACAAGCAAGATCTGCCAGCCTTGGAAGAGAAGCCAAGAAATGTTGTCTTTGTAGATATGGGGCATTCTGCGTATCAGGTTTCAATCTGTGCTTTTAACAAGGGAAAACTGAAG GTCTTGGCTACTACCTTTGACCCTTTTGTAGGTGGTAGGAATTTTGATGAGGCTTTGGTAGACTACTTCTCTGAAGAATTTAGGACAAAATACAAATTGAATGTAAAAGAGAATCCCCGAGCACTGCTGCGATTGTATCAGGAATGTGAAAAATTGAAGAAGCTTATGAGTGCAAATGCATCTGACCTTCCACTCAATATTGAGTGCTTCATGAATGACCTTGACGTCTCCAGTAAGATGAACAG AGCTCAGTTTGAGCAGTTGTGTGCTGCCCTTCTGTCCAGAGTGGAACCTCCCCTAAGAGCAGCCATGGATCAAGCTA AACTTCAGCGTGAAGATATCTACAGTATAGAAATAGTAGGTGGGGCTACTAGAATTCCAGCAGTGAAGGAACAGATCTCTAGCTTTTTCTGTAAAGAGATAAGCACCACGCTAAATGCTGATGAAGCTGTTGCAAGAGGCTGTGCCTTGCAG TGTGCaattctttccccagcttttaaAGTGCGTGAATTTTCCATCACAGATGTTGTTCCTTATTCTGTAACGTTGAGATGGAAATCGTCTTACGAAGAAGGAACAGG GGAGTGTGAAGTCTTCAGTAAGAACCATGCTGCTCCATTCTCAAAAGTAATTACTTTCCACAAGAAGGAGCCTTTTGACCTGGAAGCGTACTATACCCATCCGCATGAAGTGCCTTATCCTGATTCCAGAATAG GGCGCTTCACTATTCAGAATGTTGGTCCCCAACATGATGGTGAAAATTCCAAAGTGAAGGTTAAAGTGCGTGTCAATATTCATGGCCTTTTCAGCGTGGCTAACGCTTCTATCATAGAGAAGCAGAACGTAGAGGGAGATCACAATGACACACCTATGGACACTGAATCATCAAGTAAGAACCAAGGCAGAGATGATGAGCTG GATAAAATGCAGGTTGATCAAGATGAAGGTattcagaaaaatcaagctGAACCACAGAACCAAGCAGATGAGGAAGCTGAAAATGcaggaactgaaacaaaa ACCGCTTCTGGAGACAAGCAAGATCATCCAGCCCAGCCGAAGGCTAAAGCAAAAGTTAAGAGTATTGACCTACCTATACAGGCAAGCCTCTACAGACAACTGGAACAAGATCTTATCAATTGCTATATAGAAAATGAG GGGAAAATGATGATGCAAGACAAGCttgagaaagaaaggaatgatGCAAAGAATGCTGTTGAAGAGTATGTGTATGACTTCAGAGACAAGCTGTGTGGAGTCTATGAGAAATTCATCACAGAAGAA GATTCAAACAAGCTCACCTTGATGTTGGAGGACACAGAAAACTGGCTTTATGAAGACGGAGAGGACCAGCCAAAACAAGTATACATGGATAAGCTTCAGGAACTAAGA AAATTTGGACAGCCTATTCAGGAAAGATACATGGAACATGAAGAGAGACCAAAAGTTTTAAATGAACTGGGAAAGAAGATTCAGCTCCTTATGAAAGCAGTAGAAGCATACAAAAATAAG GATGAAAAATATGATCACCTAGATCCTGCTGACATGGAAAAAGTTGAGAAATACATCAGCGAGGCTATGAATTGGTTGAACAGCAAAATGAATGCCCAGAACAAACTAAGTCTAACTCAGGATCCAGTTGTTAAGGTGGCAGAAATACTGACAAAAtctaag GAATTGGATAGCTTCTGTAATCCCATTATATACAAACCCAAGCCGAAGATAGAACCTCCCAATGATGGGCAGTCAAAAGCTAACGGTGAACACAATGGACCAGTGAATGGACAGAGCGgtactgaaacaaaacctgaaccAGCGAAGGAGAACTCTCAGCAGACCAAACCACCTGGAGAAATGGAAGTGGACTAa